Within Terriglobales bacterium, the genomic segment CGAGAAGAAGACCGCAGTTCTTTGCGCGTGCTTCTGCCGCTTCCAGACCGTACTCCGGATCCAGGAGTATGGCGCTCGCATGCGAAGTCAGCACCTGAGTGACTGCCGTTTTGAACTCAACCAGCTTGGAGTCGGCAATTTCCTCAAAGGGACCGGAAGCTGCGTTTGCAATGAGTTTTCGTAAACTTCTGCGCTGATCCATTGCAAGGGCCGCAATGACCCCATCTGCATTCGACAGTGAGCGCAGCCTTTCCGTCTTTGATTGCTTTGGGATCGTCATCTAGTCACTTGAACTGGTGGTGAAACATTCAAACATCCAACGAAGTTGCAGACCTCGACAACCCGTCGGCAACACATAACGCGGCGACATCGCCGATACGCTCTCCAAGTTGTGCCGGCAGAACCGTACAGCATTGTGCGCTTTGCGGAAGAGCGTGACGGTTCATCTCAGCAAGCGCGGGTTCGAACAGGAGACTTCCCAGCCTCAATGCCAAACCGCCGATCACAATCCTCTCGGGATTCAGAATGTCGACGAGAATCGCAAGCGCTTGTCCTAAGCGTTCGCCGGTGTTCTTGACGATGCGGCGCGCGACCGCATCGCCGTTCATTGCAGCCAGACCAATATCCTTCGACGTCAACTGACCAGACGCAGCAACTTCGGCGAGGACCGTTGGCTCACCGGCCTGCTGTGCCGCCTTGACGACGTCCACTCCGTGCAAGGCCATGCCCCAACCGCTTGCCCAGCCTTCTACAGATCCGGCTTTCCCGTATCCAACCGGACCGCCTTCCGTCAGCGTGACATGTCCCACCTCGCCTGCCATGTTTGTCGAGCCACGGTAAAGCTCTCCGTTCAGGATCAGGCCCGCTCCGATCCCCGTACCCAAAGTGAGGAAGACAAGATTGGTGCAACCTGCTCCTGCACCGTATCTGTGCTCAGCGACGGCACCTGCGTTCGCATCGTTCTCGAGCAAACATGGCGCCCCAAAACGTTTTTCGAGGATGTCCTTAATGGGAACTTCGACCCAGGTAGGAAGGTTCGGAGGAGACTGGATGATTCCTGCGACAGGGTCAAGCGGAGCTCCACAACTCACGCCGATCTGGAGCGATTTGCCGGAGCTGTGGCGTTTCAGTGCGAGCTCAATCAGCTCGTTGATCTTCGCGAGCGCATGTTCTGGCCCAAGTTTGGGCAGAGTCGGAAACTCTTCCCGAAACAGTATGTGGCTGGGATCTTCAGCGAGGATCACCGCTGTTTTTGTCCCGCCAATGTCAACCCCGACAAGCATTAAGCTCCTCCTGCTTTGCCGTCCCCCGTCCCCTACTTCGCTCAAATCTCTACTTATTCTTCGAGAGCGTTTACTTCCGACACCTGTCGAGTTCGCGGGTTCACCTTCAGAGTCTTTATTTCGAATGGCTTGAACTCTCCGGTCCAAGTGGTGCCCGCAAACCGGAGATTGAAACGGACTCGTCTCGCCGCCCCCGTACTCTCGTACGCACGAACGATCACATCGTTTCCATCTTCGGCTTGTTTAACGGCCGATACGATGACCTCCGGCGCATCGACCTCAAGGAAACTGTCCGAGAGGGCACGCGTGCCGGGATGAATGCCTTGATAAATAATCGGAACTTCGGTGACTAACTTCTCTGCGTTGCGAGTCGGATCTGCCTGCTGCCAAGTGCCCGAGTGCGGAATCAGCAGGATCCGCAGGCTCTGTACGCCCTGGTCCATCCACTGGTAATCCGTTCCGGGATCGAGAGTGCGGGGATCGTGATGGGCGAATACCGGGGCGCGAGCGACTGAGACGCGCATCTCGCTTCCGTTAGCACTGTATCCGTACTTCGCGTCGTTTACTACCGCAAGTCCGTAGGTCTGGCTGCCGGAGCGTCCGCTCACATCAATCCAGCGCTGGCCCGGATCCTCATCTCCGTTCGTGCTGCGCTCCATGGCGCCATAGGCGATCTCGTATGTCGCTTTCGGATCCTCCACGTTCACCGGGAATGCGAACTTCAGCATCTTTTGGTGTTCGTGCCAGTCGAGAGTCACGCGAGCTTCCAAGTCGCGGCCGGTCGCATATAGCAGGTAGTCGATCGTCAGTTGCGACGTGCCGAATGCGTACTTCGCCCTCACTCGTCCACGAATAGGGCCACTTTCAACTACCTTGATGTTCTGTAACGCGAAGTTCCCTACTTCTCGGTCGTACGACCGGACATGATGGCTCCAGGTGTCGCTCGGATCATCCAATACAACCGCGCGCATTCCCCCATTCCCATTGTTCACCGCACGAAGAACTTCTTTTTGGTTGTCCTTATCGAGCATGGAGAGAGTCCCATCCGAGAGGAAACTGATCTTCAAGTGGGCGTTCTCCATCTCGCGGTCACTCACGCGCAACGCGGATTCGGGCTGTTGGGGAACGGCAGGCACATTGTGGAGCCTGATTTGGCGGTATCCCATCGCGGGGACCTGCACCTCGGCGGCAAGTCCGATTCGGTTCGTGACCGTTGTGGTGGCTTGAACCCACTGATACGGAATCGACTTCCCGCGTTCATCTTCGAGAACTGTTGGTTTCTTAGGATCCCATCCAAGGTCGTACTCAATCCGAAGATTGGTCGTCCACGCGTGAGGGTTAAAGACGACAAGGTATTTCGAATCGGGATCTACGGTCGGCACCTGCCAAGCGAGCTTCTGTACCGCCAGATACAGTGCGTCACTGGCAACATCCTGAGCGCGGGCGTAGCCATTTTTCGCAGCGTCATAATAGGAAGGGAGTGTTGTTGCACCCAGGGTGTCGTGAAACTGCAGCAGAAGAACTTTCTTCCATGCCTTGGTGAGATCGTCTTTCGGATACGTGGCTCCCCAAGCGATGTTTCCTATCGCCGCGAACTTTTCGGCGTTCACCAGAGCGACTTCCGTTGAGCGATTCAGCTTCTTTAGATCGGAACCTGCCGTGTAGCAGCCGACTGCATGGTGCTGCATATCACCGGTGACTACAGGAAGGTCATTCAGAAAAGACGCTTTACGGACTTCCGAGAAATATCGGTCCGGCGTACTGAAGAGAAGTTTCGGCGCACCCGGCTCACCCATGATCCGATGAATTGAGCTGATATTCGCTTTCGTGGGTCCGCCACCATGGTCGCCGATGCCGTAGAACTCCATCGCGTTACGAACGGACTGCCCGCGAAGAAGTTCAATCTCGCGCAGCATGTGATTACGCACATCTCCCGGATCGTCGTAGGCAAGCGGAATGCGGAAGGTCAGTGCCTTGGTTCCGTCAATTCCTTGCCACCAGAAGAGACTGGACGGAAGTTGTTTTTCCGTTGCATTGGGCCGCATGAACACATAGTTAGGCATGCCCTGTAATTTGAGGATCTGCGGAATGCTGCCGGTGTGGCCGAAGGAGTCGGGATTGAAGCCGATGGTTGCGGTGCGTCCAAAAAGACGCTTCAAGCTGCGCTGCCCATACAGGCCCTGCCGAATGAGCGCCTCGCCATTCGGAATATTCACATCGGGCTCAACCCACCACCCGCCGACTAGGTCCCATCGTCCTTCCTGCACGCGCTTACGTACCTTGTCCAGCAGGGCGGGATCACTATCGGCAATCCATTCGTAGAACTGTGACGAACTGGTCGTCATCTTCACATCGGGGTCTTCTTTGAGACGGTCGAGCGCGGACAAAAAAGTGCTGTGAACGACGGCGTTTGTTTCCGCCAAGGGCCAAAGCCAGGGCGCATCGATGTGGGCGTTGCCGACCATGTGCAGCCTTAAGTTGGCAGCGTCTGGCGGCCATAGCTGATCCGCACCGGCATCGGAATTTGTCGATGATTGCGGCGAATTAGCAGTCGTGTTCTGCGCCGCCGGCTCGGCCGCCGACATACTCGCTGAAGCGAGAAGGAGAACGCACGCGCAGAAGAAACGACCTGACCTACTCAGCAGTTGGAAGACTCGCATCATTCGCATGGCTTACCCTTGAAGCTTCTCCAGGCGGCCGAACTGAACCGCTTATTGGAATCGATTCCAGAGGGGAGGATACGGTCGGTTCAACAAAGTGTCAAGGAACGAATTGCCAATTTGTCAGTTTTCTGACACTCTCACTGTTGACAAAAATGAACCCATTGGAACCTGTGCACGCATGAACCGAGTGCGCAAACATAAGAAAGCTTCTGCCCCCGCTTTGGCTGACGTGGCGCGCCTCGCCGGGGTCGGTTCCGGAACCGTTTCCAGAGTCATTAACGGCGGCAAGAACGTTAGCCCCAAAACACTTGCCCGCGTGCATGCCGTAATGAGGGAGCTTGGGTACCAGCCCAGCTACGCCGCGCGTGCCCTCAAAGGTGCACCCTCGAATACGATCGGCCTGATCGTGCCGACAGTGGCTGATCCGTTTTTCTCGTCGGCAGCCGCGGCCATCGAAGAAGTTGCAGGGCACCACGACACTCTGGTGCTGCTCGCGGCATCGGGAAACGATCCTCGCAAGGAAGAGCGAGAGTTGAATGCGCTGATCCGCCGAGGGGTAGATGGGTTGATACTTGCTCCCTCAGGCGGAAGCACTCCCGCCCTCGTGGAGAATGCGCCCTTCCCCGTCGTGTGTTTCGATCGCCCGATTCAGAACGCAGCTCTCACTGCAGTCACGGCCGACAACTATGCCGGGGCCCGCGCTGCTACCGAATATCTAATCGATCGAGGATACAAAAAGATTCTGTGTGTTGGTGGATACGGCCGGCTTTTAACAAGCCAAACCCGATTCAAAGCCCACAAAGACGCCGTAGTCGAAGCAGGCCTGCCATACCTCGCGGAACTTGAGGCAGAAGACTTGACCTCGACGCAGTCAGCCGTGCTGCGGCACGTGCTTGGAGCCGATAGGGTTGACGCAATTTTCTCAACGAAGAACACGACAACTATATACGTCTACAAATGTTTGAAAGATCTGGGCATTAAGATTCCAGGCCAGATCGGAATTGTGGGTTTTGACGATTTCGATTTGGCTGACGTCTTGGACCCGCCGATCAGCGTGGTGCGTCAGCCGATCACTCGTATCGCAACCAGGGCGGCGGAATTGCTTTTTGAAGAGATGTCGACCCAAAAGACCCTGAAGCAAACGATCAAGTTCGACGTCGAACTGGTATTACGCGGTTCCTGCTGATTTCATTCCTGTTCCCGAGCAGATC encodes:
- a CDS encoding LacI family DNA-binding transcriptional regulator — encoded protein: MNRVRKHKKASAPALADVARLAGVGSGTVSRVINGGKNVSPKTLARVHAVMRELGYQPSYAARALKGAPSNTIGLIVPTVADPFFSSAAAAIEEVAGHHDTLVLLAASGNDPRKEERELNALIRRGVDGLILAPSGGSTPALVENAPFPVVCFDRPIQNAALTAVTADNYAGARAATEYLIDRGYKKILCVGGYGRLLTSQTRFKAHKDAVVEAGLPYLAELEAEDLTSTQSAVLRHVLGADRVDAIFSTKNTTTIYVYKCLKDLGIKIPGQIGIVGFDDFDLADVLDPPISVVRQPITRIATRAAELLFEEMSTQKTLKQTIKFDVELVLRGSC
- a CDS encoding ROK family protein; its protein translation is MLVGVDIGGTKTAVILAEDPSHILFREEFPTLPKLGPEHALAKINELIELALKRHSSGKSLQIGVSCGAPLDPVAGIIQSPPNLPTWVEVPIKDILEKRFGAPCLLENDANAGAVAEHRYGAGAGCTNLVFLTLGTGIGAGLILNGELYRGSTNMAGEVGHVTLTEGGPVGYGKAGSVEGWASGWGMALHGVDVVKAAQQAGEPTVLAEVAASGQLTSKDIGLAAMNGDAVARRIVKNTGERLGQALAILVDILNPERIVIGGLALRLGSLLFEPALAEMNRHALPQSAQCCTVLPAQLGERIGDVAALCVADGLSRSATSLDV
- a CDS encoding glycoside hydrolase family 38 C-terminal domain-containing protein; amino-acid sequence: MSAAEPAAQNTTANSPQSSTNSDAGADQLWPPDAANLRLHMVGNAHIDAPWLWPLAETNAVVHSTFLSALDRLKEDPDVKMTTSSSQFYEWIADSDPALLDKVRKRVQEGRWDLVGGWWVEPDVNIPNGEALIRQGLYGQRSLKRLFGRTATIGFNPDSFGHTGSIPQILKLQGMPNYVFMRPNATEKQLPSSLFWWQGIDGTKALTFRIPLAYDDPGDVRNHMLREIELLRGQSVRNAMEFYGIGDHGGGPTKANISSIHRIMGEPGAPKLLFSTPDRYFSEVRKASFLNDLPVVTGDMQHHAVGCYTAGSDLKKLNRSTEVALVNAEKFAAIGNIAWGATYPKDDLTKAWKKVLLLQFHDTLGATTLPSYYDAAKNGYARAQDVASDALYLAVQKLAWQVPTVDPDSKYLVVFNPHAWTTNLRIEYDLGWDPKKPTVLEDERGKSIPYQWVQATTTVTNRIGLAAEVQVPAMGYRQIRLHNVPAVPQQPESALRVSDREMENAHLKISFLSDGTLSMLDKDNQKEVLRAVNNGNGGMRAVVLDDPSDTWSHHVRSYDREVGNFALQNIKVVESGPIRGRVRAKYAFGTSQLTIDYLLYATGRDLEARVTLDWHEHQKMLKFAFPVNVEDPKATYEIAYGAMERSTNGDEDPGQRWIDVSGRSGSQTYGLAVVNDAKYGYSANGSEMRVSVARAPVFAHHDPRTLDPGTDYQWMDQGVQSLRILLIPHSGTWQQADPTRNAEKLVTEVPIIYQGIHPGTRALSDSFLEVDAPEVIVSAVKQAEDGNDVIVRAYESTGAARRVRFNLRFAGTTWTGEFKPFEIKTLKVNPRTRQVSEVNALEE